From a single Leptospira levettii genomic region:
- a CDS encoding histidine phosphatase family protein: MSYLYLVRHGQADRLGKNYDQLTELGWKQANLLGEYFKHQRIEFDSVYTGTLNRQKQTAEGIIKSFTKDQFCIPDPIENSAWDEFDSRMWLGIAAKIRNANPSFAKLYEAYKIAWEEGKEETRHYFQELIQLVLADWVNGVWGSIEPYTFEEYVEKVSKGPFQIPIDVKSTLVISSSTPIAIMMGLSCKMDYKEFPIFMKSILNSSLSVFRRENNHWEPVSWNGTPHLQHPDLITIV, from the coding sequence ATGTCGTATTTATATTTAGTTCGTCATGGTCAAGCGGATAGACTTGGGAAAAATTACGACCAACTAACAGAACTAGGTTGGAAACAAGCTAATCTATTAGGGGAATATTTTAAACACCAAAGAATTGAATTTGATTCTGTTTATACTGGAACGTTAAACAGGCAAAAACAAACTGCTGAAGGAATTATCAAAAGTTTTACCAAGGATCAATTTTGTATCCCAGATCCGATTGAAAATTCAGCTTGGGATGAATTTGATTCAAGGATGTGGTTAGGAATTGCTGCTAAAATCCGAAATGCGAATCCTTCATTTGCAAAATTGTATGAAGCATATAAAATTGCATGGGAAGAGGGAAAAGAAGAGACTAGGCATTATTTTCAGGAGCTCATACAATTGGTATTAGCTGATTGGGTAAATGGAGTTTGGGGTTCGATCGAACCGTATACATTTGAAGAATATGTTGAAAAGGTATCGAAAGGTCCATTCCAAATCCCTATTGATGTAAAAAGTACCCTTGTAATTTCTTCAAGTACTCCCATAGCCATTATGATGGGATTATCTTGCAAAATGGATTATAAAGAATTTCCTATTTTTATGAAATCGATTTTAAATTCTTCTTTAAGTGTGTTTCGTCGAGAAAACAATCATTGGGAACCTGTAAGTTGGAATGGAACTCCCCATTTACAACATCCAGATCTGATTACAATTGTTTAA
- a CDS encoding CPBP family intramembrane glutamic endopeptidase — protein sequence MQNRFFEIFRLTAYSLGLVYVCSFFYSVFFLAFVNHSVLNHRIPEEQILPLYEEYSEGKLDFSGLLAEYQKVVGPIKDQFQKEITENPNTLLSEFYEIVFTEKPYYLLGHSVPWFLCYVGLGYLLYKKVLQIPVTNLQDELSIPILLRGITNGFICFFVVVVFGVILEKLSVPLESGVFAKKLYEAIHGNGYLLAWGIYVVGIITGILEEIFFRGFLLKAFIDKGLTQEGLLIVSLLFGWLHYGEGTSIAIPFIICGVGMFFGYLYIKTGNLWIAMACHATYNSLGLINAYLQLPVVQS from the coding sequence ATGCAGAATCGATTTTTTGAGATCTTTAGGCTCACTGCCTACTCTTTGGGTCTCGTTTATGTTTGTTCCTTTTTTTATTCCGTATTCTTTTTGGCTTTTGTAAACCATTCGGTCTTAAACCACAGAATTCCAGAAGAACAAATCCTTCCTTTATATGAAGAGTATTCTGAAGGTAAGTTAGATTTTTCAGGACTTTTGGCGGAATACCAAAAAGTAGTAGGTCCGATCAAGGACCAATTTCAAAAAGAGATAACCGAAAATCCAAACACATTACTGAGTGAATTCTATGAAATTGTTTTCACTGAAAAACCTTATTACTTGTTAGGACATTCAGTTCCATGGTTTTTATGTTATGTGGGACTTGGTTATTTGTTATACAAAAAAGTACTACAAATTCCTGTCACAAACTTACAAGACGAACTTTCGATTCCAATTTTATTACGAGGGATCACAAACGGTTTCATATGTTTTTTTGTAGTGGTTGTATTTGGTGTAATTCTTGAAAAATTATCGGTTCCATTAGAGTCGGGTGTTTTTGCAAAAAAATTATACGAAGCCATACATGGAAACGGTTACCTACTTGCTTGGGGCATTTATGTTGTTGGTATCATTACTGGAATTTTAGAAGAAATCTTTTTTAGAGGTTTTTTACTGAAAGCTTTCATTGATAAAGGATTAACCCAAGAAGGCCTACTCATTGTATCCTTATTATTTGGTTGGTTACATTATGGAGAAGGCACTTCCATTGCCATTCCTTTCATCATTTGTGGAGTCGGAATGTTTTTTGGTTATTTGTACATTAAAACAGGAAATCTTTGGATTGCGATGGCTTGCCATGCTACTTACAATTCATTAGGATTGATCAATGCTTATCTTCAATTACCAGTGGTCCAATCATGA
- a CDS encoding phosphotransferase family protein produces MDIKELQEKVELHLTSVWKEPVKITEIFHLSGGACQDNYALDIQSNTAKKSLVLRTDKGGSLLSSLSKRDEFKVAELVYNAGVKTPTPVYLEEQTSIIGTPFFLMEKIAGKATGRYITKDKELDSYRKTKMVSDLASNLAKLHTVLPESVKEEDLKQKLKLVTRENYIREAIIDLRQSLDDLPEAHPAIELCLNWMESHAPNIDKIVLVHGDFRTGNFMMNADGLQGILDFEFAHFGDRHEDIAWLCMRDWRFGRLNKEVGGFGDRKDFYQEYELTSGIKVDPYKVSYWEIMGNIRWAIGSAQQAERHLSGKDKGIELASIGRRTAEMEWEAMRLIEELENAV; encoded by the coding sequence ATGGATATTAAAGAACTGCAAGAGAAGGTAGAACTTCACCTAACTTCCGTATGGAAAGAACCAGTTAAGATTACTGAAATTTTCCATCTGAGTGGAGGAGCTTGCCAAGATAATTATGCTTTGGATATACAATCCAATACTGCTAAAAAATCACTTGTCCTTCGCACAGATAAGGGGGGAAGTTTACTTTCTTCATTATCGAAACGGGATGAATTTAAAGTAGCGGAACTTGTTTACAATGCAGGAGTCAAAACTCCAACACCAGTTTATTTAGAAGAACAAACTTCAATTATAGGAACTCCTTTTTTCCTAATGGAAAAAATTGCCGGAAAAGCAACAGGTCGTTACATCACAAAAGATAAAGAATTAGATTCCTATCGTAAAACAAAAATGGTTTCTGATTTAGCTTCAAATCTTGCAAAACTTCATACAGTACTTCCAGAATCTGTAAAAGAAGAAGATCTAAAACAAAAACTCAAGTTAGTCACTAGAGAAAATTACATTCGTGAAGCAATTATCGATTTAAGACAGTCATTAGACGATTTACCAGAAGCTCATCCCGCGATTGAATTATGCCTCAATTGGATGGAGTCACATGCACCAAACATTGATAAAATTGTTTTAGTACATGGAGATTTTCGAACTGGAAATTTTATGATGAATGCTGATGGTCTTCAAGGAATCTTAGATTTTGAATTTGCCCACTTTGGAGATCGACACGAAGACATCGCTTGGTTGTGTATGCGAGATTGGAGGTTTGGTCGACTCAATAAAGAAGTAGGTGGATTCGGCGATCGAAAGGATTTTTATCAAGAATACGAACTTACTTCTGGTATCAAGGTTGATCCATATAAAGTTTCCTATTGGGAAATCATGGGAAATATTCGTTGGGCCATAGGAAGTGCTCAACAAGCTGAAAGGCATTTATCAGGCAAAGACAAAGGAATCGAACTTGCTTCCATCGGAAGAAGGACAGCGGAAATGGAATGGGAAGCAATGCGTCTTATAGAGGAATTAGAAAATGCAGTATAG
- a CDS encoding peptidoglycan DD-metalloendopeptidase family protein, with protein MSNRLVFLKWTVIWIGFGAATNLFPGPLTLANLEYSNPSLKNLRSEIKENLRISKSGTKQEILIPLKYYEYKVQKEDNFFKIMARTGMDLETLSSVNELSSPHDLSQGMILEIPNMRGTFHPEETDGSEKTKLILAEKYQIDANKLQYDSERGKWFLPGISMGKSEKSFFYGFGFQFPLTAAIISSNFGKRLDPFTKKETFHGGLDMAAKQGSDVFSSMDGEVSFVGTQGGYGNLIIIKHILGYETRYGHLLNFVVKRGQRVKKGEKIGEVGQTGRATGPHLHFEIRRNSKRERPIFRSH; from the coding sequence ATGTCTAATCGCCTTGTTTTTCTGAAATGGACAGTGATTTGGATCGGTTTTGGAGCCGCTACCAATCTATTTCCAGGGCCACTCACATTGGCAAACCTTGAATATTCGAATCCATCTTTAAAAAACCTCCGTTCCGAAATCAAAGAAAACCTAAGAATTTCAAAATCAGGTACGAAACAAGAAATCCTAATCCCACTTAAGTATTATGAATACAAGGTGCAAAAGGAAGATAACTTTTTTAAAATCATGGCAAGAACAGGAATGGATTTAGAAACCTTATCTTCCGTGAACGAACTCAGTTCCCCTCATGATTTATCGCAAGGGATGATCCTTGAAATTCCTAATATGCGCGGAACATTCCATCCAGAAGAAACGGATGGTAGTGAAAAAACAAAATTGATTTTAGCTGAAAAATACCAAATAGATGCCAACAAATTACAATATGATTCCGAACGAGGTAAGTGGTTTTTGCCTGGGATCTCAATGGGGAAATCAGAAAAATCTTTCTTTTACGGATTTGGATTTCAGTTTCCTTTAACAGCCGCAATCATCTCATCCAACTTTGGAAAACGATTAGATCCTTTTACTAAAAAAGAAACTTTTCATGGTGGTCTGGATATGGCCGCCAAACAAGGATCAGACGTATTTTCTTCTATGGATGGAGAAGTTAGTTTTGTAGGTACACAAGGTGGGTACGGTAATCTAATTATTATTAAACATATTTTAGGTTACGAAACGAGATATGGACATCTTTTAAACTTTGTTGTAAAACGAGGACAACGAGTCAAAAAAGGCGAAAAAATTGGTGAAGTTGGTCAAACAGGTAGAGCGACCGGTCCACATTTACATTTTGAAATTAGAAGAAATTCAAAAAGAGAAAGACCTATTTTTCGATCTCATTAA
- a CDS encoding acyl-CoA dehydrogenase family protein — MDFEIPQEVESLRKNIQSFIAEEIIPLEKHYDYEKGRMPEDINQQARAKVKSAGFWTPHLPKSEGGLGLDLIGTCIIFSELGRSPIAPYIFNCDAPDEGNMHLLSLAASEKQKELILHPLIKGELRTGFAMTEPSPGAGSDPTSLQTNAEKQGDRYILNGRKWYCTGANGAKYLIVMAKVNGSFRKTTMFLVPTDAKGYTMLREIELMGSHGPGGHCELNFENVEVPEDMVLGRVGEGFRLSQERLGPARLTHCMRWTGMARRALSIARSYAKEREVFSARIADHQGIQWMFAERATEIEMAFLLTLKAAWLLKKGKDARQETSMAKWKVSESLCNTIDMAIQICGGKGYSRDLPLELFYRDARAARIADGPSEVHKMVIGRNYVSEKWDF; from the coding sequence ATGGACTTTGAAATTCCCCAAGAAGTTGAATCACTTCGTAAAAACATCCAATCTTTCATAGCAGAAGAAATCATTCCTCTGGAAAAACATTATGATTATGAAAAAGGTCGAATGCCAGAGGACATCAACCAACAAGCACGTGCTAAAGTAAAATCAGCAGGTTTTTGGACACCTCACCTACCCAAATCAGAAGGTGGATTAGGTTTAGATTTAATTGGAACTTGTATTATCTTTAGTGAACTTGGTCGTTCTCCCATTGCTCCTTATATATTTAATTGTGATGCACCTGATGAAGGCAATATGCATTTGTTATCCCTTGCCGCATCCGAAAAACAAAAAGAATTAATTTTACATCCTCTCATCAAAGGAGAACTTCGCACTGGATTTGCAATGACTGAACCTTCACCTGGTGCAGGATCTGATCCCACTTCTTTGCAAACCAATGCTGAAAAACAAGGTGATAGATACATCCTCAATGGACGTAAGTGGTATTGCACTGGAGCCAATGGAGCGAAGTACCTCATCGTAATGGCGAAAGTTAATGGAAGTTTTCGCAAAACTACAATGTTTCTTGTGCCAACTGATGCGAAAGGTTATACTATGTTACGTGAGATAGAACTAATGGGGTCTCACGGTCCAGGTGGGCATTGTGAACTCAATTTTGAAAATGTAGAAGTTCCTGAAGATATGGTTTTAGGTAGAGTCGGCGAAGGTTTTCGTTTATCACAGGAAAGATTGGGTCCAGCTCGCCTCACCCATTGCATGAGATGGACTGGGATGGCAAGAAGAGCACTTTCGATTGCTCGAAGTTATGCGAAAGAAAGAGAAGTTTTTAGTGCAAGAATCGCAGATCACCAAGGAATCCAGTGGATGTTTGCAGAACGTGCTACTGAGATCGAGATGGCATTTTTATTAACACTGAAAGCTGCTTGGTTATTAAAAAAGGGTAAGGATGCAAGACAGGAAACTTCCATGGCAAAATGGAAAGTGAGTGAGTCGTTGTGTAATACAATCGACATGGCGATTCAAATTTGTGGTGGAAAAGGATATTCGAGAGACTTACCACTCGAATTGTTTTATCGAGATGCACGCGCAGCAAGAATTGCAGATGGTCCTTCCGAAGTTCATAAAATGGTCATTGGTCGCAATTATGTATCTGAAAAATGGGATTTTTAA